CCGATGCCAGTATCGAGCGCCTGCGCGATGGCCACCACGAACTGTCGGAACGGTTCAACCTGGTTCAGGGCCGGTTCTATTCCGTGGCGGGCGATATCGCCCGGGTGGAGCAGAGCATCCAGCACGGTCAGCAACGGCTGCGCCAGTTACAGGATGACCTGAAGGAAGCCGAGCGCACCCGGCTGGAAACCGAATCGCACTTGGGGCACGACCGCACCCTGTTGGCCACGCTGGGCGAAGAGCTGGCCATGCTTGAGCCCGAGCAGGAAATGACCCTGGCTGCGGCTGAAGAAGCCGCGGCCACCCTTGAAGAAGCCGAACTGGGCATGCACGGCTGGCAGGAGCAGTGGGACAGCTTCAACACCCGATCAGCTGAGCCGCGGCGCCAGGCCGAAGTGCAGCAGGCGCGGTTGCAGCAGCTTGAAACCAGCCTTGAGCGGCTGGCTGAACGCCAGCGCAAGCTGGGTGAGGAAAGTGAGCAGCTGGTGGCCGACCCACAGGATGCCGCGATGCTGGAGCTGGCCGAGCAGTTGGCCGCCAGCGAAATGCAACTGGAAGGCTTGCAGCTTGACGAAGAGCAGGTGGTCGAGCAGCTGGAGAGCGTTCGCGACCAGTTGCAGCAGGCTACCCAGTCACAGCAGCAATTGCAGGGCGATTTGCAGCGTTTGGGTGGCCGGTTGGCATCGCTGGAGGCACTTCAGCAGGCAGCCCTCGAGCCCGGTGCCGGGGCTGCGGACTGGTTGCGTGGGCAGGGCCTGGAACAGCGCCCGCGCCTGGCCGAAGGGCTGCGTGTTGAGCCGGGCTGGGAGCTGGCGGTAGAAACCGTGCTCGGTGCTGATCTGCAAGCCGTGCTGGTCGATGATTTTGCCAGTCTTCAGTTCGCCGCGCTGGAGCAGGGCGAACTGCGCTTGTTGCTGGGTGGGCCTGAGGGCACGCGCCACGTGGGAAGCCTGCTGGACAAGGTGGAATGCGCAACCGACCTGGCGCCTTGGCTTGGCCAGGTCACGCCGGTAGAAGACCTGGCCCAGGCGCTGGCCCAGCGCGCATCGCTCGCGGATGGGCAAAGCCTGGTCAGCCGTGACGGCTATTGGGTAGGGCGGCACTTTCTGCGTGTCAGCCGTGGCGGCGAGGCTCAGGGTGGGGTGCTGGCCCGTGGCCAGGAAATCGAACGGCTGGGGCTTGAGCAGTTTGAGCAGCAGGCTGCACTGGAACAAGTGGAGCAGCAACTGCAGGGCCAGCGTGAGCAGCAGCTAGGCCTTGAAGAGCAGCGCGAACAACTGCGCCGCCGCACGCAAGAAGAAAACCGCCAGCACGGCGAGCTGAAAGCCAGCTTGTCGGCCGGCCGTGCCCGTGCCGAGCAGGTCGAACTGCGCCGTCGCCGCCTGCAGGAAGAGTTGGCCGAGCTTCAGGAGCAACGCGCCCTGGAGCACGAACAGTTGGGTGAGGCGCGCCTGGTGCTGCAGGAAGCCCTGGACCTGATGGCCCAGGACACCGAGCAGCGTGAACAGCTGATGGCCCGCCGCGACACCCTGCGCGAAGGCCTCGACCGCATCCGCCAGGAGGCCCGCCAGCACAAGGACCACGCCCACCAGCTGGCCGTGCGCCTGGGTTCGCTGCGCGCCCAGCATGATTCGACGCACCAGGCCCTGGAACGTCTGGAGCAACAGGCTGCCCGCCTGAACGAGCGCCAGGAACAACTCAGCCTCAACCTGGAAGAAGGCGAAGCGCCACTGGAAGAGCTGCGCCTGAAGCTGGAAGAGCTGCTGGAACGGCGCATGAGCGTAGACGAAGAAATGCGCCAGGCCCGCCTGCACATGGACGAGGCCGACCGCGAACTGCGCGCCGCCGAAAAGCGCCGAACCCAGGCCGAACAGCAGGCTCAGATGCTGCGCGGGCAACTGGAGCAGCTGCGCCTGGAATGCCAGGGCCTGGATGTGCGCCGCAAAACCCTGCAGGAGCAATTGCTGGCAGACGGCTACGATTTGCAGGGCGTACTTGCCACGCTTGAGCCCGAGGCCAGCGAGCAGGGTACCGAGCAAGCGCTGGAGCAGATGGATGCACGCATTCAACGGCTGGGCGCCATCAACCTGGCAGCCATCGAAGAGTACGAGCAGCAGTCCGAGCGCAAGCGCTACCTGGACGCTCAGAACGCCGACCTGGTCGAGGCGCTGGAGACCCTGGAAAACGTCATCCGCAAGATCGACAAAGAAACCCGTAACCGCTTCAAGGATACCTTTGATCAGATAAATGCCGGATTACAGGCACTTTTCCCAAAAGTTTTCGGCGGTGGCAGCGCGTATCTGGAACTGACGGGCGAAGATCTACTCGATACAGGGGTAACGATCATGGCGCGACCGCCGGGCAAGAAGAACAGCACCATCCATCTGCTGTCCGGCGGCGAAAAGGCACTGACCGCATTGGCGCTGGTGTTTGCCATTTTCAAGCTGAACCCCGCACCGTTCTGCATGCTCGACGAGGTCGACGCGCCGCTGGACGATGCCAACGTCGGGCGTTACGCCCGCCTGGTGAAGGAAATGAGCGAGACGGTGCAGTTCATCTACATCACCCATAACAAGATTGCCATGGAGATGGCGGATCAATTGATGGGGGTGACCATGCACGAGCGCGGTTGCTCCCGCCTGGTGGCGGTGGATGTGGAGGAGGCCATGGCGATGGTGGACGCTTGATGCGCGAACTTTGGGCGTAATGTGTAGGAAATGCCCACGCCATGTGCGACAGACGGTGTAAAGTTGTCTTTGGTCGTGCTAGCTTAATGTCACTCGTTTTTTGCGTGGGTAAAACGCCTGTCAGAACATAGAGTTGGCGCCACGTGTTAAAGGGCTTTGAAGCCTTTGTTTTCAAGCATATTTTTATAGAGGCACGGGATTACATGGAAATCGGTCTGCGCGAGTGGCTGATCGTCATCGGCATCATTGTCATCGCCGGTATTCTTTTCGACGGCTGGCGCCGCATGCGCGGCGGAAAAGGAAAGTTGAAGTTCCGTCTGGATCGCAGTTACGCCAACCTGCCGGACGAGGAGGGCAACGCTGAAGTGCTCGGCCCGTCGCGGGTGCTGGATAACCAGAAGGAACCGGAGCTGGACGAAAGCGACTTGCCTTCGGTCAGTGCCCCGGCGCGTGAGCGCGAGCGCGAACCCAAGCCGGCCAAGGCTGCCAAGCGTGGCAAGCGCGCCGCTGAAGCACAGCAGCAGGGCGACCTGAACCTGGCCGCCGAGCCGCGTGAGCCGGACTTGTTCGCCGACGCCGAAGACGACTTTGCCGCCGACAACAACCGCAACAGTGGCTTTGCCGCGAGCGGCAACGCCGCCAAAGAGCTGCCCCCGGTTGAAGAGGTGCTGGTGATCAGCGTCATCTCCCGTGACGAAGGTGGCTTCAAGGGCCCGGCACTGCTGCAGAACATCCTGGAAAGCGGCCTGCGTTTTGGCGAGATGGACATTTTCCACCGCCACGAAAGCATGGCTGGCCACGGCGAAGTACTGTTCTCCATGGCCAACGCGGTCAAGCCCGGTATTTTCGACCTGGACGACATCGACCACTTCAGCACCCGTGCGGTGAGCTTCTTCCTGGGCCTGCCTGGCCCGCGTCATCCGAAGCAGGCCTTCGACGTGATGGTGGCAGCCGCACGCAAGCTTGCCCATGAACTGGATGGCGAGCTTAAAGATGACCAGCGCAGCGTGCTGACGGCGCAGACCATCGAGCATTACCGCCAACGCATCGTTGAGTTCGAGCGCCGTGCGCTGACCCAGAAGCGCTGATGTGTCCGCGTGGGCGGCCGCGCTTCGGTGCTGCCCACCCTGTTTCAAGCGCAAGAGCAGCCAATGGCTGCTCTTTTGCTTTGCAAGAGAACCTGAACAATGACCGCCGAAACCCGAATCCACGCCCTTCGCACCGAGCTCGACCAGCACAACTACCGCTACTACGTGCTCGACGAGCCCAGCGTGCCCGACGCCGAATACGACCGCCTGTTCAATGAACTCAAAGCGCTGGAGGCCGAAAACCCGCACCTCGTCACCCCTGACTCGCCCACCCAGCGTGTGGGCGGTGCAGCCCTGGCCGCCTTCAGCCAGGTGCGCCACGAAGTGCCCATGTTGAGCCTCGGCAACGCCTTCGAAGAAACCGACTTGCGTGAATTCGGCCGCCGTGTGGTAGAAGGCCTCGACCAACCGGGCGCGGTCGACTTCAGTTGCGAACCCAAGCTCGACGGCCTGGCGGTTAGCCTGCTGTACCGTGATGGCCAGTTGGTGCAGGGTGCCACCCGCGGCGATGGCACCACCGGCGAAGACATCAGCGCCAACGTGCGCACCGTGCGCAACATCCCGCTGAAGCTTCAGGGCGAGGGCTGGCCCGAGGTGCTCGAGGTACGCGGTGAGGTGTACATGAGCAAGGCCGGTTTCGACCGCCTCAACGCCGCGCAAGCCGAGGCTGGCGGCAAAACCTTCGCCAACCCGCGCAACGCCGCTGCCGGCAGCCTCCGCCAACTGGATTCGAAGATTACCGCCAGCCGGCCGTTGGAATTCTGCTGCTATGGCGTAGGGCAAGTTTCCGCCAGCATCGGCGAGAGCCACATCGGCATTCTTGAACAGCTCAAGCAATGGGGGCTGCCGATCAGCCGCGAATTGCGCCACGCCGCTGGCATCGAAGAGTGCCTCGCCTATTACCGCGACATTGGCGAGCGCCGCAACAGCCTGCCGTATGAAATCGACGGCGTGGTGTTCAAGGTCAACAGCCTGGCCGCCCAGCGTGAGCTTGGCTTCCGCGCCCGTGAGCCGCGTTGGGCCATTGCCCACAAGTTTCCGGCCATGGAAGAGCTCACCGAAGTGCTGGACGTCGAGTTCCAGGTGGGCCGTACCGGCGCGGTTACCCCGGTGGCGCGCCTGAAGCCCGTCAAGGTGGCCGGCGTGACTGTCTCCAATGCCACCCTGCACAACATGGACGAAATCGCCCGCCTGGGCCTGCGTATTGGCGACACGGTGATCATCCGCCGCGCCGGTGACGTGATTCCGCAGGTAATGCAGGTGGTGTTGGAGCGCCGCCCCGACGATGCGCGCCCGGTGCAAGTGCCCAGCGAGTGCCCGGTGTGCGGCTCGCAGGTCGAGCGTACCCAGTTGGTCAAGCGCAGCAAGGGCAAGGAAACCACCAGCGAGGGTGCGGTGTACCGCTGTGTCGGCCGCCTGGCCTGTGGCGCCCAGCTCAAGCAGGCCATCATCCACTACGTGTCCCGCCGGGCCATGGACATCGACGGCCTGGGTGAGAAAAGCGTGGAGCAGTTGGTGGACGAGGGCCTGATCGGTTCGCCGGCAGACCTCTACAAGCTGCAGTTCGACCAGATTGTCGGGCTGGAAGGCTTTGCCGAAGTGTCCAGCAAGAAGTTGCTGGACGCCATCGAAGCCAGCAAGCGCCCGAGCCTGGCGCGCTTCATCTATGCACTGGGTATCCCGGACGTAGGTGAAGAAACCGCCAAGGTCCTGGCCCGGTCGTTGGGTAGCCTTGAGCGCGTGCAGCAAGCGTTGCCGCAAGTGCTGACCTACTTGCCCGACATCGGGCTGGAAGTGGCCTACGAGATCCACAACTTCTTTGAAGACGAGCACAACCGCAAGGTGATCGAGCAACTGCTGGCGTGCGGCATGCAGTTGCAGGATGAAGGCGAGTTGGCTGCCGAGTTTGCCGCCAGCACCACCCTGGCCGGGATGATTGCCAAGCTCGACATCGCCTCGGTCGGCCCGACGGGTGCGGAAAAACTGGTGGCCAAGCTCGACAGCCTGGACAAGATCATTGCGGCAGACGGCATCGACCTGCGCCAGGCGCTGGCAGCGAAGCAGGCTGAAGCTGTGCGCGAGTTCTTCAAGGACGAGGCCAACCAGCAGCTCGCCCGGGCCATCGAGGCCCAGTTGCTGGCGTTCGGCATGCACTGGAGTAGCGAGAAGAAGGTTGCCGAAGGCTTGCCGCTGGCGGGGCAGACCTGGGTGCTGACCGGCACCCTGGAGCGCATGAGCCGCGACGTTGCCAAAGAGAAGCTGGAAAGCCTGGGCGCCAAGGTGGCCGGCTCTGTCTCCGGCAAAACCCATTGCGTGGTGGCCGGCCCGGGTGCCGGCTCCAAGCTGGCCAAGGCCAGCGAGCTGGGCGTGAAGGTGCTGGACGAAGACGCCTTCGTGGCCTTCATGGCCGGCCACGGCATCGCCCTTTGAACCGCTCTCACGAACCTGTGGGGGCAACTGTCTTGTGCTGATTGTGCCGGCCTATTCGCGGATAAATCCGCTCCTACAGGTCCAGTGCTTACCTCAAGGGGCGCGCAATCCCTGTAGGAGCGGCTTTAGCCGCGAAGCAGACGACGCGGTGGATGGCACCGGCTTTGCCGGTGTTCGCGGATAAATCCGCTCCTACAGGTTCAGTGCTTACCTCAAGGTGCGCGCAATCCCTGTGGGAGCGGCCTTGTGTCGCGAAAAGGCTGCGCAGCAGCCTCAGGGTTTCAGCGCCAACACTAAAATCACCGGGGCCGCTCTGCGGCCCTTTCCGACCGGTCCGGCGTCCCGGCGAGGCCGCGACAGACCAACAAGTCATTGAGAAATGATGACTTTTTCTAGCCCAAGAGGTTGTAACTTCGCCCCAGACCGGTACAATGGCGCGGCTCGTCACTTGGCGAGCCGCGTAGTGGTGGCCCCATCGGTCCCCCCGCATTGATTACCCGTTAACCTGGTCAGGCCCGGAAGGGAGCAGCCATAGCGGGAACATCGAGTGCCGGGGTGTGGCTGGTGGGGCCGCCTCCATTTCCGGGGTCGAAAAATCGGGCCTCCGCGTTATTCCCTTCTCCTACACCTCATCCCGCATCCCCCTGCATCCTTGGCGCAGCGCAACCCCTAAATTGCCGCCATCCTTGAGATGGAGATCAGGCATGAAACTGGGTAAGACGGATTTGGCCATTGGTTTGCTGGTAACCATTGTCTGGGGCTGCAATTTCTCGGTCATTGAGCTTGGCCTGGAAACCCTGGACCCGCACATGCTCACGCTGTTGCGCTTCGTCTTCTGCGCGCTGCCCCTGGTGTTTTTCGTCAAGCGCCCGCAGGGGGTGAGCTGGAGCGTGCTGGCGGCATATGGCGTGCTGTTCGGCGTAGGGCTTGGCTGGGGCCTCAACTTTGCAATTCATCATGGATTGTCGCCGGGCATGTCGTCGGTGCTGCTTCAGTTCAGCGCGTTTTTCACCATCCTGCTGAGCAGCGCATTTCTGGGTGAGAAAATCAGCGCGTTTCACACAGGCGGGATGCTGTTTGCGGTGATTGGCTTGTTGTTGATTTTGCTGGGTGGCGGGCAGGCTTCCACGGTTATCGGTATCGCGCTGGTGATGCTCGCGGCGCTGGGCTGGGCCTGCTGCAATGTGTTGGTGAAGGTAAGCAAGCCGGCGGACATGATGGCATTCGTGATCTGGTCCAGCGTGTTCTCGGTGCCGGCGATCCTACTGCTGATGGTGGCTGAAAAAGGCTTGATGCCATTTGCTGGTCTCGCTGATGGTTTGACCGGCAAGGCGGTGTTCTCGGTGTTGTTCCAGAGCTATGTCACGACCATTCTGGGGTACTGGTGCTGGAACTGCCTGATGAAGAAATACGCTGCCGTGCAAATTGCGCCGCTTTCGTTGATGGTGCCGGTTTCGGGGTTGATCGCTTCGGCTGTGATGTTTGGGGAGCGGTTGAGTGGGCAACAGGCGTTGGCCATTGGCTTCATATTGCTGGGGATCGTTGTGTTTCTGAATGCTGGGAGCTTGCAGGCGCTTCTCGGCAGGCGCAGGTTGCCGCGTGGGGGCGCTCGATCTCACTGGTGACAAAGATCTCAAGGCGGCCCCCCAGAATAAACCGCAGCCCCATACCGCTGGGTAATCCGCTCGATCTCCCCAGCCTCCTTCATCCGCACCAGCGCCCGCAACACTCCCTGCGTCGGTATCGCCGGGTCATTGCGCACCATGCACCCCAGCGCCTGCTCTTCCAGCACCGCCAGCGCCTGAAGGTGCTGCCCGGCAGGCAGGCCTTGGTTGAAATACTGCAGGGACAGCTCATTGCTGACCGCGTGCCGGTAACGGCCGATTTGCAGTTTCTGCAGGGCCAGCTGCTGGCTGCGGCTGTCTTCCCGGGTCAATTGCCCATGTGCGAACAGCGGGTCCAGCGTGGGGTAGGTGTACCCCAGCACAGTGCCGATGGCTTGTGGCGGCAACTGCTCGGGCCGTACCGTGGTGCTTTCACCCGGGCGCCCGACCAACACATCGCGTTGATGGAACAGCGGAATGCTCCATACAAAATCCCCCGGCCGGTCATTGAACCACAGGGTGCTCACATAACAGCGCACGTCGATGTCGCCGTCATTCATTGCCTGCTGCAACCGCAGGCGGGCCAGCACGTGATACTCGGGCCGGGCGCCGGTTTCGCGGGCGATGGCCTGCATCAGGTCAAACAGCAAACCCTCAACCGGCTGGCCGTTTTCGACCCGCACCAGTGGCATGCTCCAGCTCTCGGCCACGGAAAACCGCAGCACCGGCTGCTCCGCCAGGCTGAAGGTGCTCCAGAGCAACAGCAGGGCCAGCAGTCTTCGCAAGGCACATCCTCCATGAACAGCACGCCCGTTGCTTAGCTTAGACGAGCTGCGCAGGGTGCAATTTTGCCCCCGCTCCGCTAGCATTAGCGATCTTCCGCTCGATCAGGCTGCGATGGTTTTTCGATGAGTTATCAGGTTCTTGCACGTAAATGGCGTCCGCGCTCGTTCCGCGAAATGGTCGGCCAGGCCCATGTGCTCAAAGCCTTGATCAATGCCCTGGACAACCAGCGCCTGCACCACGCCTACCTGTTCACCGGTACGCGCGGCGTGGGCAAGACTACCATTGCGCGGATCATCGCCAAATGCCTCAACTGCGAGACGGGCATCACCTCGACGCCGTGCGGCACCTGTTCGGTGTGCCGGGAGATCGATGAGGGCCGCTTCGTCGACCTGATCGAAATCGACGCCGCCAGCCGCACCAAGGTCGAAGACACCCGCGAACTGCTCGACAACGTGCAGTACGCCCCCAGCCGCGGGCGCTTCAAGGTCTACCTGATCGACGAAGTGCACATGTTGTCCACCCACTCGTTCAACGCCTTGCTCAAGACGCTTGAAGAGCCGCCGCCCTACGTCAAGTTCATCCTCGCCACCACCGACCCGCAAAAACTGCCGGCCACCATCCTGTCGCGTTGCCTGCAGTTCTCGCTGAAGAACATGAGCCCGGAGCGGGTGGTCGAGCACCTGAGCCACGTGCTCACCGCCGAAAACGTGCCGTTCGAGCCGGATGCCCTGTGGCTGCTCGGCCGTGCGGCGGACGGTTCGATGCGCGACGCCATGAGCCTGACTGACCAGGCCATTGCTTTTGGTGAGGGCAAGGTACTGGCCGCCGACGTGCGTGCCATGCTCGGCAGCCTCGATCACGGCCAGGTTTACGGTGTGTTGCAGGCGTTGCTGGAGGGCGATGCGCGGGCACTGCTTGAGGCAGTGCGTAACCTCGCCGAACAAGGGCCGGACTGGAGTGGCGTGCTGGCCGAAATGCTTAACGTGCTGCACCGTGTAGCCATTGCCCAGGCTCTGCCCGAAGCGGTGGACAATGGTCAGGGGGATCGCGAGCGGGTGCTGGCACTGGCGTCGGCGTTGCCTGCCGAAGATGTGCAGTTTTATTACCAGATGGGCCTGATCGGCCGCCGCGACCTGCCACTGGCGCCGGACCCGCGAGGTGGCTTTGAAATGGTCCTGTTGCGCATGCTCGCGTTCCGGCCTGCCGACGCTGACGATGCGCCCAAACCAGTGCTAAAGCCAGTGGGGATCAGCCAGGCCACAGCTGATCCGGCCAAACCGGTGGCAGCGCCAGCCGTTGTGCTGCCGCCCGTGGCACCGCCCGTCGAAGCGCCAGCACCTGCCGTTGCCGAGCCCGAGCCGGAGCCCGTTGCCGCTCCAGAGCCAGTTGCCGCCAAACCAGAACCGGTTGCGGTGGAGGAGGTCATCGACCTGCCGTGGGAAGAGCCTGCCGCGCCGGCACCCGCACCCGCTCCCGCGCCGGTTGTGGCCGCGCCTGCGCCGGTCGCTGCCCCGGCCCAGCCTGTTCACGACGAACCGCCCTTCGACCCGTCCGCCTACGCCCCGGCAGGCATGGAGCGTGACGACGAACCGCCGATCGACGACGACTATTATGCTGGCGACAGCGACCCGGTCGGCTTCAGCTACCTGGATGAGCTTGCCGAGCACATCCAGGAAGAAGCACCTGCCGCCACCCCCGAGCCGCTCCCGGCCAGCAAGCCCGCCACCGGCCTGGCTTTGCAATGGCTGGAATTATTCCCGCAGTTGCCAGTGTCGGGGATGACAGGCAACATCGCCGCAAACTGTACGCTGATAAGCGCAGACGGTGACGATTGGCTGCTGCACCTGGACCCGGGCCAGGGCGCGCTGTTCAACAGCACCCAGCAACGCCGCCTGAACGAGGCGCTGAACCAGCATCTGGGGCGCACGCTTAACCTGCGCATCGAGCTGATCCGCCCCGAGCAGGAAACCCCGGCCCAGGCCGCAGCGCGCAAGCGTGCCGAGCGCCAGCAGGATGCCGTGGCTTCGATCGAGCAGGACCCGTTGATCCAGCAGATGATCAAACTGTTCGGTGCCACGGTGCGGCAGGATACTATTGAGCCTGTAGAGGCCCTGGCCAACCAGGGGCAATAACGGATAACCATGCGGCCGGCCGCGCGCCGGGCCGCATCACATGACCCAATCGAGGTATACCCCATGATGAAAGGTGGCATGGCCGGCCTGATGAAGCAGGCCCAGCAGATGCAGGAAAAGATGCAAAAGATGCAGGAAGAGCTGGCCAACGCCGAAGTCACCGGCCAGTCCGGTGGCGGCCTGGTGAGCGTGGTGATGACCGGTCGCCACGACGTCAAGCGCGTCAGCATCGACCAAAGCCTGATGTCGACCGACGCGGACGACAAGGAAGTACTGGAAGACCTGATCGCGGCTGCCCTTAACGATGCAGTGCGCAAGGTCGAGCAGAGCAGTCAGGAGAAAATGGGCGGCATGACCGCCGGCATGCAACTGCCGCCGGGCTTCAAGATGCCTTTCTAAGGTATTTTTGCCTGTAGATTGGCGCCGCAAAGCGGCGCTTTATTACCCCTGGGACAACTCTACCGACCGGCGATACGCAGCTCCCGTTGCTTCACCCACCAACTCCCGCAACTTACCCTGCTGTTCAAACACCTCAATCGCCGCCGCTGTAGTGCCATTCGGCGAAGTAACCGCCACTCGCAATTCGGTGAAATCGGCATGCGGTTGATGTTGTAAAGACGCCGCCCCAAATGCTGTTTGCGCCGCCAGGTTTTTTGCCAGTTCTGCATTCAACCCAAGTTTGACTCCCGCCTGCGCCAACGCTTCGCTGAACAAATGGTAATACGCCGGCCCACTGCCGCTAATGGCTGTAACGGCATCCAGCATGGCTTCTTCTTCAACCCAATATGCCGCACCTACGGCCTCGAACAATTGGCTGATGGCTGCCTTGCGCGCCGCATCCAGTTGCCCGTGCGCATACAGCCCGGTGCAACCGGCGCCTACCAGTACCGGAGTATTGGGCATGGCACGCACTACCGGGCAGCGTCGCCCCACAGCCTCACTCAACGTGTGTTCGGTAATGCCCGCCGCCACCGATATTACGGTGGCCTGGTTGCACTGACGGTCGCTGAGCCCGGCCAGGGCGCTGCTGGCATACGCCGGTTTCACGGCCAGCACGATCAGCTGGAAGGCCTGCTCACGTGGCACATCGGCCAGTTGGCTGAATACACCTGCACGCGGATCGGCTGGCAGCCCTGGGTCTACCACGGTCAGGTTGTTCACCAGCGCGCTCTTGAGCCACGCATCACCCAGCGCACCACCCATACGCCCGTAACCGATAAACAGCACGTCCATCAAACGCCCTCCAAATGTGTTTGTTGTTTTGTCGTTTTTTAGAGTAAGGCGATTTCTGTAAAAGGTGCAACCCGGTGCAACTTGTAACGT
The genomic region above belongs to Pseudomonas sp. PSKL.D1 and contains:
- a CDS encoding YbaB/EbfC family nucleoid-associated protein gives rise to the protein MMKGGMAGLMKQAQQMQEKMQKMQEELANAEVTGQSGGGLVSVVMTGRHDVKRVSIDQSLMSTDADDKEVLEDLIAAALNDAVRKVEQSSQEKMGGMTAGMQLPPGFKMPF
- the proC gene encoding pyrroline-5-carboxylate reductase, with the protein product MDVLFIGYGRMGGALGDAWLKSALVNNLTVVDPGLPADPRAGVFSQLADVPREQAFQLIVLAVKPAYASSALAGLSDRQCNQATVISVAAGITEHTLSEAVGRRCPVVRAMPNTPVLVGAGCTGLYAHGQLDAARKAAISQLFEAVGAAYWVEEEAMLDAVTAISGSGPAYYHLFSEALAQAGVKLGLNAELAKNLAAQTAFGAASLQHQPHADFTELRVAVTSPNGTTAAAIEVFEQQGKLRELVGEATGAAYRRSVELSQG